One genomic window of Metopolophium dirhodum isolate CAU chromosome 4, ASM1992520v1, whole genome shotgun sequence includes the following:
- the LOC132943696 gene encoding estradiol 17-beta-dehydrogenase 8, which produces MLPGKLAFVTGAGGGIGRAICRVMAREGATVVAADLSINNVQTTVDELTGEGHKSYQLDVSDAESVTSVLKQVFTDYSAPPTVVVNAAGITRDNFMLKMSVQDFESVFNVNVKGTFLITQTICRELVEKNLPGSIVNIGSIVAQRGNIGQCNYSASKAAVEVFSKTVALEMAKYNIRCNTVLPGFTTTPMTDMIPENIREHFKSVIPLKRFANSEEIAEVVTFLASEKSSYVTGTSIAVSGGY; this is translated from the exons ATGTTACCTGGAAAACTAGCTTTTGTGACCG GAGCCGGAGGAGGTATCGGTAGAGCGATTTGTCGTGTGATGGCTAGAGAAGGTGCTACAGTAGTAGCGGCAGACTTAAGCATAAACAATGTACAGACCACTGTTGATGAGCTTACAG GTGAAGGTCACAAAAGTTATCAATTGGATGTATCTGATGCTGAGTCCGTCACAAGTGTATTGAAACAAGTGTTTACGGATTATTCTGCGCCGCCGACCGTAGTGGTCAATGCTGCGGGAATCACAAGAGACAATTTCATGTTAAAAATGTCTGTGCAAGATTTTGAGAGCGTATTTAATGTTAATGTAAAG ggTACTTTTCTTATCACCCAAACCATTTGCAGAGAACTGGTGGAGAAGAACTTGCCTGGTTCCATAGTAAATATTGGAAGTATAGTTGCACAACGTGGTAACATAGGACAATGCAATTACTCGGCTAGTAAGGCTGCCGTTGAAGTCTTCAGTAAAACAGTAGCATTAGAAATGGCAAa ATATAACATCAGATGTAACACAGTGTTGCCTGGGTTTACAACCACTCCTATGACTGACATGATACCTGAGAACATTAGAGAACATTTTAAGTCTGTCATTCCCTTGAAGAGGTTTGCCAATTCTGAAG aaaTAGCGGAAGTAGTAACGTTTTTGGCGTCTGAAAAGAGTTCATACGTTACTGGTACGTCAATTGCAGTTAGTGgcggttattaa